From the genome of Pseudoxanthomonas sp.:
GTTCTCGACCGGTTCGCTCAAGGCCAGCAAGTCGTTCCTGCCCAGCATCGGTGCGAACTACCGGCTGACCGATACCCAGGAAGTCTTCGCCAGCTTCGCCAAGAACATCGCCATGTTCCAGGGGGGCTTCAAGCTGGGTCCGCAGGCCGTCAGCCAGGCCACCTGGGACCAGCAGGCCACGCTGCAGCCCGAGGAATCGCGCACCCTGGAAGCCGGCTATCGCTTCAGCGGCGACACGCTGCAGGCCTCGCTGGCCGCCTACACGGTGCGCTTCGACAACCGCCTGCTGCAGTACAACCCCTGCGACTCGCGCCAGCCGGTCGGCCCGACCTGCGGCAACCGCTTCTACAACGTCGGCGGCGTCGACAGCCGTGGCGCGGAGCTGACCGTGATCTGGTCGCCCAGCGAGCACTTCAGCTGGTACAACTCGGCCTCGTTGAACCGCTCCACCTATGCGTCCAACTACACCCAGGCCGGCGTGGTCCAGCAGATCAAGGGCAAGATCCAGACCGACACGCCCAAGCAGATGTTCGCCAGCGAACTGACCTGGCGCGACGGTGGCTGGTACGCTTCGCTACGCGGCAAGTACACCGGCGAGCGCTTCTACACCTACACCAATGATCGCGGCTTCGGCGGCTTTACCGTGTTCGACGCGGCCGGCGGCTACGACTTCGGCCAGGTGGGTTTGGCCAGGAACGTACGCCTGTCGTTCAACCTCACCAACCTCACCGACAAGCGCTATGCCAGCAACCTGGATTCCAGTGTCTTCGCACCGACCGATGCCACCGGCTCGATCTATGTCTTCCATGCGTCCGCGCCACGCCAGGTGTTCGGCTCGATCGACGTGCGCTTCTGACCAGGCGCCGGGGCTGCACGCATGAGCGCGGCCCCATGGCTGCTGGCCGCCGCCGTTGCGGCCGGCGCGGTGTTCACCACGCCTCATGAAGTGACAACCCCGCCACCGCATGCGCTGAAGCTGGGTGGCAGGACCTACACCGACCAGGGCCTGGTGGCGGCCGGCGCGTTGCCGGCCGGCACGGTCGACTTCATGGGCGACACGCTGGGTTCGTTCTCGTCCATCGCGGTGCGCGCCGACCAGTGGCAGCGCACGGCTGACGGCTACGCGGGCACGTTGTGGACCCTGCCCGATCGCGGCCGCAATGATCCCGAAGCCGGCCTGTTCTACGACTACGCCGCACGCCTGGAGCGCCTGCGCCTTCAGCTGCGCCTGCCTGCTGCCGGCGCCAGGGCCGGCAACACCGTCACCCTGGTGCCCGACGGTGGATTGACCCTGCTTGATTTCGAAGGCCAGCCTTTCACCGGCGCCGATCCGGGCGAACACACCGTGGTCCAGCACGGCGTGACCCTGCCTTCGCCTGCGACCGGCGTGGGGGCAGGCAAGATTTCACTGGATGCCGAATCGCTTGAATTCACGGCCGACGGGCACTTCTACATCGGCGACGAATACAGCGCCAACGTCTATTACTTCGACCCAGGTGGCCAGCTGCGCGGGGTGATCGTGCCACCGGCGGCAATCGTGCCGCAGCGCGCGGGCAAGGTGACGTTCGATTCACTCAAGGCCCCGGATCGTGGCCGGCGCAACAACCAGGGCGTGGAAGGCCTGGGCCTGTCGCCGGACGGCACGCGCCTGTTCGTCGCGTTGCAGAGCGCGCTGGTGCAGGACTCCGCGCGTGGCGATGCCGCCGGCCGCATCAACACCCGCGTGCTGGTCTACGACGTCAGCAAGCAGGCCATTCCGGGCAGGCCCATCGGCCATTACGTGGTGCAGCTGCCGGCGTACGCGCACAAGGGCGATGGCGGCGCAGCCGACCGCACCGCGGCGCAGAGCGAGCTGCGGGCGTTGGACAACACGCGCTTCCTGCTGCTGGCCCGCGATGGCAATGGCCTGGGTACCGGCAAGCGCGATCCGCTGGTCTACAAGTCGGTCCTGCTGGTCGATACCACCGGCGCCAGTAACCTGGCCGGTTCGCGCTACGAAACCAGCGCGACCTCGCTGCTGGCTTCGCCTGGCGCGACCCGGCTCAAGCCCGGCATCACCCCGGCGCGCTGGAGCGAGTTCCTCAACCTGCTCGATCCGGCCCAGCTAGCCGACATCGGCATCGACCTGGACGCCGGCAAAGGCGGCCATCCCGGCCTGATGTCGGAAAAGTGGGAAGCCATGGCGCTGGTGCCGGCGCTTGACCCGGCCCATCCCGATGATCGGCTGCTGCTGGTCGGCAACGACAACGACTTCATCGCCCGCCAGTGCCGAATGCAGGGCCAGCGCTGCGATTCGGAATACGACAACGACAACCGGATCCTGGTTTACCGGATCACGCTGCCCGCCACGGGGAAGCCCACCAGGAAGCACTAGGGAAGGTCTGAACAACCCTGCTTTTGCTCGTCATTACCAGCCATTCGGCTGTTGAAAGCCCCGCAAAGGCGGGAACCTAGTGACTTTGCTTTCAATGACTTGAAGCCACTGGATCCCTGCCCCCGCCTTCGCGGGGATGACGGAAGTTGCTCAGGCCATCCTTGGAGCGAAGCAGCGCATTCAACGCGTTGCCGGATGCGGCGCCTTCGAATCCGGCAACGCTGCCTTCCGCCTCATGGCGGACCGTCATTCCCGGCCATCCGCATTCTGTCAGCGGCGCTCCCGGCTCATGACCCGGGACGTGGTTCCGCGTCAGGCGCCGGATGCGACGAATGTCCCTTGAAGCGTCGCGTCAGCCATTCGCCCAGGTCGTCGATCACGGTGAAGGCCGCCGGGATCACGATCAGGCTGAGCAGCGTGGAGGTCACCAGACCACCGATCACCGCGATCGCCATCGGCGCGCGGAAGCTCGAATCACCGGCGAATCCCAAGGCGATCGGCATCATGCCCGCGCCCATGGCCAGCGTGGTCATGATGATCGGCTGGGCACGCTTGCGACAGGCATCGATCAACGCCTCGTGCTGGGTCAGGCCATGCTCGTCTTCGGCGATCACCGCGTAGTCGACCAGCAGGATCGAGTTCTTGGTGGCGATGCCGATCAGCATCAGCAGGCCGATCAATGCAGGCAGCGACAGCATGTTCTGGGTCAGCAGCAACGCACCGAACGCGCCGCCAGCGCACAGCGGCACCGCGATCAGGATCGTGAGTGGCATCAGCGCGTGGTTGAACAACAGCAGCAGCACCATGTAGATGCAGATCACGCCTGCGGCCATCGCCAGCAGGAAGCCGACGAACAACTCGACGAAGACTTCCGCATCGCCGGTGTTGAGGAAGCTCACGCCCGGCGGCAGCTGCTTGACGCTGGGCAGCTGCTGCACGGTTTCCATGACATCGCCCAATGGCCGGCCATTGAGTTCGGCGGTCAAGGTCACATTGCGCTGGCGCTGGTAGCGCGAGATCTGCGACGGACCGCTGCCCATGCGGATCTCCGCTACCGCCGCCAACGGCACTGGGCCATAGCGGCCGGGCACGCGCAGCTGGCCGATCAGGGCGGCATTGGCCAGGGTCGATTCGGCGAACCCGACCCGGATCGGCACCTGCCGGTCAGGCAGGTTGAGTTTGGCCAGGCGCTGCTCGTAGTCGCCCGCGGTGGCGATACGCGCAGCCTCGGCGATATCGGCCGTGGACACGCCCATGTCGGCAGCGCGCGCCGAGTTCGGCACGATCTGGATTTCAGGGCGCAGCAGGGAGGCCGACGAGGTCACGCTGCCCAGGCCAGGAATGCCACGGACATCGCGCTCCAGCGCGGTGGCCGCTTCCTGCAGGCGCTGGGGGTCGTCGCCGGCCAGCACCAGCTGCAGTTGGTTGCCGGGTTCGGAGCTGACATAACTCACGCGCACGCCGGGAAGATCGGCCAGGCGCGCGCGCGCATCACGTTCCAGGGCACGCTGGTCGCGATCACGATGATCGGCCAGGCCCCAGTCCAGCACGAGCGTGGCCTTGCGCGGATCGGCCACGCCGGTCGTCGAAGGATCGCCCAGGTCCAGCACGCTGCCAACGGCGGTGTAGACCTGCTTGAGTTCGGGCATGTCCTTGAGCAGCGCGCGTGCGCGCTCGGCCACCGCCACGGTTTCCTGCAGCCGCGTGCCCGGTGGTAGTTCCAGGCTCAGGTTGCTGCGGCCCAGATCCGATTGCGGGATGAAAGTGGCCGGGATCAGCGGCACCAGCGCCAGCGAGGCGATGAACAGCGCCGTGGCGATCCACAGCGTGCGTCCGCGATGGCGCAACGCCGCGTCCACCCAGCCCAGGTACCACCGCATCAGGCGCGAATCGCTTTTCTCTTCGCCATGCGGCTTGAGCAGGTAGGCGGCCATCATCGGCGTCAGCAGGCGCGCCACCAGTAGCGAGAACAGCACCGCGGTCGCCGCGGTCCAGCCGAACTCGCGGAAGAACTTGCCCGCGATGCCCGGCATGAAGGCCACCGGCACGAACACCGCGGCCAGCGTCAGCGAGGTGGCGATCACCGCATTGCCGATCTCGCCGGCCGCCTCGGTCGCAGCCTCCAGCGGCGGCTTGCCCATGCGCAGGTGGCGGACGATGTTCTCGATCTCGACGATGGCGTCGTCGACCAGGATGCCGACCACCACCGACAGCGCCAGCAGCGTGATGATGTTCAGGGTGAAGCCAAACCAGTACATCACCGCGAAGGTCGGGATGATCGACAGCGGCAGCGCCAGCGCCGACACCCAGGTCGCGCGCCAGTCGCGCAGGAACAGCCACACCACCAACAGTGCCAGCAGCGCGCCTTCGTACAGCATGGTCATCGACGAATCGTAGGAGCGGTGCGTCTCGTCGATGGCGGTGGTGACCAGGCGGAAGTCGACACCGGGGTGCGCCTTCTTCAGCACATCCAGTGCTTCGTGGACACCCTGCTCCACTTTGACTTCGCTCGATCCCCGCGTGCGCGACATCGAGAACGCGACCACGTCCTTGCCGTCGAGCATCGCTGCTTCTGTTGGATCAGCCGCGGCATCGGTGACCCTGGCCAGTGCCGACAACCGCACCGCGCGGCCATCGGGCAGGCTGATGGAATAGTCGCGCAGCGCCTGCGCATCGCCAACGGTGCCGAGCGTGCGGATGGTCTGCTGCGCGCCGTCGAGTTCGGCCTTGCCACCGGCACGCTCGACCTGGATCTGCGCCAGCTGCTGCGAGACATCGCCGGCGGTCACGCCAAACGCCTGCAGCGCATTCGGATCCAGGTCCACCCGCACCTGGCGCTGCACGCCGCCCACGCGCGTGACCCGGGCCACGCCCGGCACGCCGTACATGGCACGCGAGATCTCGCGGTCCACCAGCCAGCTCGCCTCGTCCGGCGTCAGCTGCGGCGCGACCAGCGCGTAGGTCATCAGCGAGCCACCGATGTCGACCTTGGAGATCACCGGCTCCTGGATGTCCTGCGGCAGGTCGGTGCGGATGCGCGTCACCGCATCGCGCGTGTCGTCCAGCGCCGTGCCCAGGTCCGCTTCCAGCTGGAACTCGATGCTGGTCGTGCTGACGCCTTCGCTGACGGTGGACATCACCCGCTTGACGTTGGTGACCGTGGCCACCGAATCCTCCACCTTGCGGGTGACCTCGGCTTCGAGCTGGCTCGGCGAAGCGCCCGGCTGGGTCACCGTCACCACCGTCATCGGGAAGGCGATGTCTGGGAACTTCGCCACCGGCAGCTTGAAGAAGCCCCACAACCCCGCCACGCACAGGACGAAGAACACCATCAACGCAGGCAGCGGGCGACGGATCGCCCAGGCTGAGATATTCATCCGGCGATGCCCCCCTTCCCGGCCGGGACCACGCGCACGCGGTCGCCATCACCCAGGAAGCCAGCGCCGTCGCCGATCACCTGATCACCGGCCTTCAGGCCTTCGACGATCTCGACCTGGCCCTGCAGCGCCTGGCCGGTGCGCACGCGGCGGCGCTCCACCACGTCCTTGCCCTTCATGGTGAACACATAGCTATGTCCATCGCGCTGCACGACCGAGGTCGCCGGCACCATCAGGCCCTGGCCGTCACCCGTCACGACGCGGCCTTCGACATAGGTGCCGGGCTTGAGCGGGCCGGGCTCGGGCAGGTCCGCATAGACGGTGCCCGTGCGTGTCTGCGCATCGACGCCCGGAGTGATCGCGCGGACACGGCCTTCGATCTCGCGTCCGGCATAGGACAGCGCGACGGTGTTGCCGACGGCGATCTCGGACAGCTGTTCTTCGGGCAGCTCGGCGCGCCATTCCAGCCGGCCGTCGCGGATCAGGCGCAGCAGTTCGCTGCCCGCCGACACCACCTGCCCGGGCTGTACGAGCCGCTTGGAGATGATGCCGTCGGCAGGCGCGCGCAGCTCGGCGAAGTCACGCTGCAGCCTGGCGGCATCGCGTGCGGCGCGCGCGGTGGCACGCTGCGCTTCTGCCTGGGTGCGGGCCGCACGGAGTTCGTCCAGGTCGCTGACGCTGATCAGCTGACCGTCCGCCAGCTTCGCACCACGCTCCTGCTTGGCCTGCGCCAGGTCGAGCCCGGCCTGGGCCTGCAGCATCGAGGCTTCGGCCTGGGCCAGGTCACTGTCCAGGGTGCGGTGATCCAGTTGCAGCAGGATCTGACCCTTCCTCACCGACTGGCCCACATCCACATCAAGACTGGTGACGCGCTGGCCACTCAGTTCAACACCCAGCTGCATCTCTTCATAGGCGGACACCGGACCGGAAACGGTCACGCTGCGCGCCAGCGACTGCGGCTTGACCGGCACCAGGGTCACGGTCAATGCGGAGGAAGCCGCCGCCGGCTTGTCCTCCTCGGACGATCCGCACGCAGCGAGCAGCGGCAGGACGGCAAACAGCAGGGACCAACGCGAAAGATGTGCACGCATGAGGGGACCAGAATTCAGAAGGAGATGTCTGCTACCGCAGGGCGCTTGTCCGCGCACATGCCTGGCTGTCGCAACCAACGGGGTGGGGCGCAGGGCCCCTTGCACTACGGGGAAACCGGGGATGTCCTTGTCAGGCGTTGCGCGATGCCATCGAGCAGCAGATCGACGCCGTTCCTGAAGCGTATTTCGTACTCGGGCTCTGCCAGGAACTCCCGCGCACTCCAGCAATGCGGGAACCGCGCCTCCGCGAGCGCCAGGAATTCATGCTGCACGCTGTCCAGCGCATGCCAATCCTGCGGCAAGGCCTGTTCTTCGATCACGAAGCCCATCACGTAGTAGACCAGGTCCATCGCGGTCGCCGTGGCGAAGCCGACGTCGGCGCCTGCTTCAACCAGCGCGCCGATGCAGGTTTCGCCCACGCGCAGCACGTTCTCGGTCGCGATGAAGGTGCCTGCGTAGACCCGGGCGCCATCACGATGGGCCTTGAAGCCACTGCGGAATTCGTCCGCGACCTGGCGCAGCGTGGCGCGCCAGTGCTGCCCCTGCGGAACATCGCGGGCAACGTCGCGGATCAGCGCGTCGGCCAGCGCATCGATCAGCGCTTGCTTGCTCTTGAAATGCCAGTACAGCGACGGTGCGCGGATGCCCAGCCGGCACGCCAGCTTGCGCAGGCTGACGCCTTCGATCCCCGCCTCGTCCAGCAGGGTGAAAGCAGCCTCGATGATGTGTTCCTGCTTGATCGGACCGCGCACATCATTGACCTAACGCTGTTAGTGCGGCGCACTCTAACGGCGTTAGTTTCGGGGCGCAAGCCTTGCAGCGACAAGGAAACGCGCGTTACGTCGGGGGATCGCAACACCCGCAACCTTGCCCGGCCAATGGCGCGACGGCGGACGCCCAGGCCATGCCCGGGATGTCCGCCTGCCCTATTTCCGCAGGAACAGTCGGTACACCGGGTTGTCGGTTTCTTCCACGTAGGGATAGCCCAGCGCGTCCAGGAACTGGCGGAAGGCCTTGTCGTCGTGCTTCGGCACCTGCAGGCCAACCAGGGTGCGGCCGTAGTCGGCGCCCTGGTTGCGGTAGTGGAACAGGCTGATGTTCCAGTTGGGCCGCATCAGGTTGAGGAATTTCAGCAGGGCGCCGGGGCGTTCGGGAAAGACGAACCGCAGCAGGCGCTCGTCATGGGCCAGGGTGGAAAGACCGCCGACCATGTGGCGCACGTGCTCCTTGGCCAGCTCGTCGTGGGTCAGGTCCAGCGCGGCGAACCCGTGGCGCTTGAAATTGCCGGTGATCCTGGCCGACTCGCCCTTGCCGCGCGTGGTCAGGCCGACGAAGACATGCGCCTGCTGCGCGTCGCTGATGCGGTAATTGAACTCGGTGACGTTGCGCGGGCCACCAGGCAGGTCGCCGACCAGCTCGCAGAAGCGACGGAAACTGCCGCGCTCTTCCGGGATGGTGACGGCGAACAGCGCCTCGCGCTCCTCGCCAACCTCGGCCCGTTCGGCGACGAAGCGCAGCCGGTCGAAATTCATGTTGGCCCCGCACAGGATCGCCGCGTAGGTCGCGCCCTTGGTCTTGTGGGTGGCCGCGTACTGCTTGATCGCCGCCACGGCCATCGCACCGGAGGGCTCGACGATGCTGCGCGTATCAACGAAGACATCCTTGATCGCCGCGCACACCGCATCGGTATCGACGATCACGAAATCGTCCACCAGCCCGCGCGCGATGCGGAAAGTTTCTTCGCCAACCAGTTTCACCGCGGTGCCATCGGCAAACAGGCCGACATCACTCAGCGCCACGCGCTTGCGCGCGGCAATCGAGCGCACCATCGCATCGGAGTCGGCCATCTGCACGCCGATCACCTTGATCTCCGGGCGCACGGCCTTGATGTAGTTGGCCACGCCGGAAATCAGCCCGCCGCCGCCCACCGCGACGAAGATCGCATCCAGCGGCCCCTGGTGCTGGCGCAGGATTTCCATGGCGATGGTGCCCTGGCCGGCGATCACATAGGGATCGTCGAACGGATGGACGAAGGTCAGCCCGTGCTGCTGCTCCAGCGTCACCGCGTGTTCGTAGGCATCGGAATAGCTTTCGCCATGCAGCACCACCTCGCCACCGAGTGCCTTGACCGCGTCGATCTTCAGCTGCGGCGTGGTCACCGGCATCACGATGACCGCACGGGTGCCCAGCTTTTTCGCGCCCAGGGCGACGCCTTGGGCATGGTTGCCGGCCGACGCGCAGATCACCCCGCGCTTGAGCTGTTCGGGCGCCAGGTGCGCCATCTTGTTGTAGGCACCACGCAGCTTGAAGCTGAAAACCGGCTGCTGGTCCTCGCGCTTGAGCAGCACCTTGTTGCCCAGGCGCTGGCCCAGGTTGCGCGCCGGCTCCAGGGCTGATTCAACCGCGACGTCGTAGACGCGGGCGGTCAGGATCTTCTTGAGGTAATCGGCAGGCTTGAGGGTCTTGGTCATAGGCTGGCCATGCTACGGGACGCGACGCGGGACTGCGCGATTTTATGGGCAACGACGCACAGCCCAAGCCCCCCGTGCAGCAATGGCCAGACAGCTTGCGATGACGCGATGACATGCAGCGAGTGTCGCCCGATGGCATGCCATGCCCAGATGCGACGCATTGACGGGCGACTATCATGGGCCTGTCCCATGCGTACCGATGGCAATGCTGCTCGACTGGCTGAAAGATCTGATCGCAATCGTGGAGACCGGCACCTATGCAGCCGCGTCGCGCGTCCGCCACGTCACCCAGCCGGCGCTGAGCCGGCGGATCCAGGCACTGGAAGCCTGGATCGGCGCACCGTTGTTCGTCAGGACTTCCGCCGGAGTCAGGCTGTCGGACGCGGGAAACAGCTTCCTGCCCGCCGCACGCGACATCCTGCAGCGGCTGGAGAGCGCACGCGACGCGGCGCAGGCGGCGGCGTTCCAGCAACCGGGCGTGGTGCGTTTCTGCGCGACCAATGCACTCACCTTCAGCTTCTTCCCGGAGTGGATTTCCCGCCTGGAAGCGCTGCTGCCCGCACTGAAAGTACAGTTCACGACCCATCACCTGGAAGCGTGTGAGCACATGCTGATGAAGGGTGAGGCCGACTTCCTGCTCGCCCACCACCCTGCCGGTACGGCCGGTGCACTCGACCATCCCGACTACCTGCGCAAGGTGCTGGACGTGGACGTGCTGATCCCGGTCTCCGCGCCGGCAGGCACGCGGCCGCTGCATCGCCTCCCCGGTGCCCGGGATGCGCCCACGCCGTATCTGTCCTATCAGCCACAGGCCGGGCTGGGCAGGGTCGTGGACAGCATCGACGGGCTGATCCAGGCGAAGGCGCATCTGCAGCCGGTCTTCTCGACCCATGCCTCCAGCGTGGTCGCCGCCATGGCCATGCAGGGGCGCGGCCTGGGCTGGCTGCCGGAGAGCCTGGTCCGCGAGCAGCTGCAGCGGGGCGCACTGGTCCGCTCCGGCAGCCACGCCTGGGATGTGCCGATGGAAATCTGCCTGCACCGGAAAGCCGCGCCACTGGCACCGGCGGCCGAGCTGCTGTGGGCAGCGAGCGACCCGCAGAA
Proteins encoded in this window:
- a CDS encoding esterase-like activity of phytase family protein encodes the protein MSAAPWLLAAAVAAGAVFTTPHEVTTPPPHALKLGGRTYTDQGLVAAGALPAGTVDFMGDTLGSFSSIAVRADQWQRTADGYAGTLWTLPDRGRNDPEAGLFYDYAARLERLRLQLRLPAAGARAGNTVTLVPDGGLTLLDFEGQPFTGADPGEHTVVQHGVTLPSPATGVGAGKISLDAESLEFTADGHFYIGDEYSANVYYFDPGGQLRGVIVPPAAIVPQRAGKVTFDSLKAPDRGRRNNQGVEGLGLSPDGTRLFVALQSALVQDSARGDAAGRINTRVLVYDVSKQAIPGRPIGHYVVQLPAYAHKGDGGAADRTAAQSELRALDNTRFLLLARDGNGLGTGKRDPLVYKSVLLVDTTGASNLAGSRYETSATSLLASPGATRLKPGITPARWSEFLNLLDPAQLADIGIDLDAGKGGHPGLMSEKWEAMALVPALDPAHPDDRLLLVGNDNDFIARQCRMQGQRCDSEYDNDNRILVYRITLPATGKPTRKH
- a CDS encoding efflux RND transporter permease subunit, with protein sequence MNISAWAIRRPLPALMVFFVLCVAGLWGFFKLPVAKFPDIAFPMTVVTVTQPGASPSQLEAEVTRKVEDSVATVTNVKRVMSTVSEGVSTTSIEFQLEADLGTALDDTRDAVTRIRTDLPQDIQEPVISKVDIGGSLMTYALVAPQLTPDEASWLVDREISRAMYGVPGVARVTRVGGVQRQVRVDLDPNALQAFGVTAGDVSQQLAQIQVERAGGKAELDGAQQTIRTLGTVGDAQALRDYSISLPDGRAVRLSALARVTDAAADPTEAAMLDGKDVVAFSMSRTRGSSEVKVEQGVHEALDVLKKAHPGVDFRLVTTAIDETHRSYDSSMTMLYEGALLALLVVWLFLRDWRATWVSALALPLSIIPTFAVMYWFGFTLNIITLLALSVVVGILVDDAIVEIENIVRHLRMGKPPLEAATEAAGEIGNAVIATSLTLAAVFVPVAFMPGIAGKFFREFGWTAATAVLFSLLVARLLTPMMAAYLLKPHGEEKSDSRLMRWYLGWVDAALRHRGRTLWIATALFIASLALVPLIPATFIPQSDLGRSNLSLELPPGTRLQETVAVAERARALLKDMPELKQVYTAVGSVLDLGDPSTTGVADPRKATLVLDWGLADHRDRDQRALERDARARLADLPGVRVSYVSSEPGNQLQLVLAGDDPQRLQEAATALERDVRGIPGLGSVTSSASLLRPEIQIVPNSARAADMGVSTADIAEAARIATAGDYEQRLAKLNLPDRQVPIRVGFAESTLANAALIGQLRVPGRYGPVPLAAVAEIRMGSGPSQISRYQRQRNVTLTAELNGRPLGDVMETVQQLPSVKQLPPGVSFLNTGDAEVFVELFVGFLLAMAAGVICIYMVLLLLFNHALMPLTILIAVPLCAGGAFGALLLTQNMLSLPALIGLLMLIGIATKNSILLVDYAVIAEDEHGLTQHEALIDACRKRAQPIIMTTLAMGAGMMPIALGFAGDSSFRAPMAIAVIGGLVTSTLLSLIVIPAAFTVIDDLGEWLTRRFKGHSSHPAPDAEPRPGS
- a CDS encoding efflux RND transporter periplasmic adaptor subunit, whose protein sequence is MRAHLSRWSLLFAVLPLLAACGSSEEDKPAAASSALTVTLVPVKPQSLARSVTVSGPVSAYEEMQLGVELSGQRVTSLDVDVGQSVRKGQILLQLDHRTLDSDLAQAEASMLQAQAGLDLAQAKQERGAKLADGQLISVSDLDELRAARTQAEAQRATARAARDAARLQRDFAELRAPADGIISKRLVQPGQVVSAGSELLRLIRDGRLEWRAELPEEQLSEIAVGNTVALSYAGREIEGRVRAITPGVDAQTRTGTVYADLPEPGPLKPGTYVEGRVVTGDGQGLMVPATSVVQRDGHSYVFTMKGKDVVERRRVRTGQALQGQVEIVEGLKAGDQVIGDGAGFLGDGDRVRVVPAGKGGIAG
- a CDS encoding TetR/AcrR family transcriptional regulator C-terminal domain-containing protein; translation: MRGPIKQEHIIEAAFTLLDEAGIEGVSLRKLACRLGIRAPSLYWHFKSKQALIDALADALIRDVARDVPQGQHWRATLRQVADEFRSGFKAHRDGARVYAGTFIATENVLRVGETCIGALVEAGADVGFATATAMDLVYYVMGFVIEEQALPQDWHALDSVQHEFLALAEARFPHCWSAREFLAEPEYEIRFRNGVDLLLDGIAQRLTRTSPVSP
- the ilvA gene encoding threonine ammonia-lyase, biosynthetic yields the protein MTKTLKPADYLKKILTARVYDVAVESALEPARNLGQRLGNKVLLKREDQQPVFSFKLRGAYNKMAHLAPEQLKRGVICASAGNHAQGVALGAKKLGTRAVIVMPVTTPQLKIDAVKALGGEVVLHGESYSDAYEHAVTLEQQHGLTFVHPFDDPYVIAGQGTIAMEILRQHQGPLDAIFVAVGGGGLISGVANYIKAVRPEIKVIGVQMADSDAMVRSIAARKRVALSDVGLFADGTAVKLVGEETFRIARGLVDDFVIVDTDAVCAAIKDVFVDTRSIVEPSGAMAVAAIKQYAATHKTKGATYAAILCGANMNFDRLRFVAERAEVGEEREALFAVTIPEERGSFRRFCELVGDLPGGPRNVTEFNYRISDAQQAHVFVGLTTRGKGESARITGNFKRHGFAALDLTHDELAKEHVRHMVGGLSTLAHDERLLRFVFPERPGALLKFLNLMRPNWNISLFHYRNQGADYGRTLVGLQVPKHDDKAFRQFLDALGYPYVEETDNPVYRLFLRK
- a CDS encoding LysR family transcriptional regulator — its product is MAMLLDWLKDLIAIVETGTYAAASRVRHVTQPALSRRIQALEAWIGAPLFVRTSAGVRLSDAGNSFLPAARDILQRLESARDAAQAAAFQQPGVVRFCATNALTFSFFPEWISRLEALLPALKVQFTTHHLEACEHMLMKGEADFLLAHHPAGTAGALDHPDYLRKVLDVDVLIPVSAPAGTRPLHRLPGARDAPTPYLSYQPQAGLGRVVDSIDGLIQAKAHLQPVFSTHASSVVAAMAMQGRGLGWLPESLVREQLQRGALVRSGSHAWDVPMEICLHRKAAPLAPAAELLWAASDPQND